Sequence from the Actinomyces slackii genome:
CGACCCGGCGCGCATGGACGCGCAGGGCGGACTCGCGCGGCCCCAGGCGCGGGCCGATCGGCGCCCAGTGGCGCCGGAACCGGCGCAGGACTCCGCTCCCACGGCCATCGAGGCCCCCTTGCCCCTGGACCTGGATCGCATTGAGACCATGCTGACCGGGCCCATGGGATACGCGGTGCGCCAGCACAGCGAGGAGGGTCACTCCTGCCTGCTGGGCACCTGGGACGAGTTCCCCTTCGTCATCGAGATCCCCCAGGGCCACGAGGGCTGGCTCCTGGTCTCGGGCGACTGGCAGGAGCCCGCTCCCGCCTCCCAGCGCGATGAGATCGCCTCCAGCGCCAATGACTGGAACCGCGACAAGTTCTTCCCCACCGTTGGCGTCCTGGACGGTCCCATGGGGCCGCGCGTGCGCGCCACCTACATGGTGGATCTCAACTCCGGCATCACCGACACCCAGCTGCGCCTGCACCTCAACACGGCGCTGTCCTCCTGCACGCAGGCCCTCAGCGCCGTCGGCCCCCTGCTGCCGGAGATCTGAGGTGGCGGCGGTGCGCATCGCCGTCGTGGGCCCCACCGCGACGGGCAAGTCCGACCTGGCCCTGGACCTGGCCCAGGCACTGGGGGCGCGGGACCAGGGGCGCGCGGAGGTCATCAACGCGGACGCCTCCCAGCTCTACCGGGGCATGGACATCGGCACCGCCAAGCTCCCGGTCGACCAGCGCCGGGGCGTGCCCCATCATCAGTTCGACGTGCTCGAGGTCCGCCAGGAGGCCAATGTCGCCTCCTACCAGCGTCACGCCCGCGCAGACGCCGCCGCGATCGAGGCCCGTGGAGCCAGGGTCATCATCGTGGGGGGCTCGGGGCTCTACGTGCGAGCCCTGACCGATGACATGGACTTCCCCGGCACCGACCCCGCGGTGCGCGCCCGCCTGGAGGAGCGCGCGCGCACCGAGGGCGGCAGGGCCCTGGGCCAGGAGCTGGCCCAGCAAGACCCGGTGGCCGCCGGCCGCATCGCCCCGGGCGACACCCGCCGCATCGTGCGGGCCCTGGAGGTCATCGAGATCACCGGCCGCCCCTTCTCCGCCTCCCTGCCGGACTACCGGGACGCGGCGCCCACCGTCCACCTGGCGCTGCGAGTCGATCGACAGGTCCTCAACACCCGCATCGACGCGCGCGCCGCCGCCATGTTCGACTCCGGCCTGCTGGAGGAGACCGAGGACCTCGTGGCCCTGGGCCTGCGCGAGGGGAGCACGGCGCCGCGGGCCATCGGCTATGCCCAGGCGCTTGAGGTCCTCGCGGGCCGGATGAGCGCGCAGGAGGCCGTGGAGCAGACCGCCCAGGCCACCCGCAGCCTCGCCTCCCGGCAGATCAAGTGGTTCCGCCGCGATCCGCGTGTCCAGTGGATCGATGCGGCCCTGACCCGCCAGGGCGACTGGGCCGACGGCGAGCGCCAGCGGGTCCTGGAGGCGGCCCTGGAGCGGATCGGCAGCGCGGAGCTCGTCCCTTAGGCTTGGGCCCATGCCATCGACCCTGGGACCCGGCGCGGGCCTGAGCGGGCGCGAGCTCATCAAGGGCCACGCCACCCTCAACGACTTCCTCCTGCTCGTCGACCCCGAGCGCGATGCCGCCGTCTCCGCCGCCGATATCGCCGCCGTGTGCGACCGGCGCGCGGGCATCGGCGCTGACGGCTTCGTGCGCGTGGTGCGCACCCAGGCCCTGCCCGGCGCGCAGGACTTCGCCGCCGCGGCCCCCCAGGCGCACTGGTTCATGGACTACTACAACGCCGACGGCACCGTGGCCGAGGTCAATGGCAACGCCGCCCGGCTCTTCGCCCACGTCCTGGACCATGAGGGCCTGGCTGACGTGGGGGAGGAGGAGTCCATCACCATCGGCACCCGGGCGGGGGCGCGCAGCCTCACCCGCCTGGGCGACCTGTGGACCGTGGACATGGGGCCCGCACGGCTGCCCCACCGCGAGGCCGCCCGCGCCGAGGGCTGGGACACCGCCGTCGTCGTGCCCGGGCTTAAGGGGCAGCGCGCCGCCCTGAGCGTGTCCATGGGCAGCCCGCACACCGTCCTCGCCCTGGGGGAGGAGGCCGAGCTGGACTCCGCTGAGCTGGCGGGGCTGAAGGGCTCCGGCGAGCCAGTGGCCTACGATCCAGCCCCCGACCAGGGCACCAACCTGGAGCTGGTGGTGCCCCTGGGGGAGGAGACGGATCCTGACAGCGGGCGGGCCGTGGGGCTGGCCCGCATGCGAGTCCTTGAGCGGGGCGTGGGGGAGACCCTCTCCAGTGGGACCGGCGCCTGCGCAGCGGCTGTGGCTCTGAGCGTGTGGCAGGGACAGGACGCCCCCCAGGACTACCGCCTGCTCGTGGCCGGAGGGGAACTGGGCGTCCACGTGGGGCCCGATCCTCTGGCGCCCGGGGCCACCGTGCTGCTGACCGGACCGGCCTCCATCACCGCCAGGATCACTGTGGCCTGAGAATCAGCCTGCCCGAGCAAGAAGACCGACGACGACCAACGAAGACCAACGACATGTCCCATCCCACCGCTGATGGCGCCCCCGCGGGCTCGCCGGCGCGCCGTCTCATCACCACCGGGCTCATGCTCTTCGCCCTGTTCTTCGGGGCGGGCAACCTCATCTTCCCGCCGGTGCTGGGCGCCTCGGCCGGGCCGGGCCTGCCCGCCGTCATGGCCGGGTTCCTCGCCACCGGCGTGCTGCTGCCCCTGGTGGCGATCATCGCCGTGTCCACCTCCGGGGAGGGGATCGTGGGACTGGCGCGGCGCGTGGGCCGCGGCTTCGGCCTGGTCATGCCCGCGGCCGTCTACCTGGCCATCGGCCCCCTCTACGCCATCGCCAGGGTCACCACCGTGTCCTACGAGCTGACCGCGCGCCCCCTGCTGGAGCTGGCCGGGATCCCGGTGGGCCCCTGGGCGCTGCCGGTGCACGCCCTGGTCTTCCTCGCGGTCAGCTCCCTCATCGCCCTGCGCCCCAGCCGCCTGGCCGACCGGATCGGGCGCTGGCTCACCCCGGCGCTGCTCCTGCTCATCATCGTGCTGTGCGCCGTGGCGATCAGCGCGGGGAGGGTCATCGATCGCGCTCCCGAGCCCGCCTACGCCGCGGCTCCCGTGGCCCAGGGGCTGACCCAGGGCTACTTCACCATGGATGTCCTGGCGGCCACCGTGTTCGGCATCGTGGTCCTCAACGCCCTGCGCGGCCAGGGGATCAGCGACCAGCGGCGGATCGTGGCCTACACCTCGGGGGCGGGATGCCTGGCGGCGGCGCTTCTGGCCGGTGTCTATGTGGGCCTGGCCATGATCGGGGCGCGCACGCCCGGGCCCGTCAATGATGGGACCGCCCTGCTGCGCGCGGCCGCGGAGGACGGCCTGGGTCGGGCAGGGGTGGTGATCTTCGGGGCCATCGTCCTGCTGGCCTGCCTGACCACGGCGGTCGGGCTGCTGTCGGCCTGGGCCGGCTACGCCTCCACGCTCCTGGCGCGCACCAGCTTCGAGGGCCAGCTCCTGGGCGCGGCCGGGGTCACCTTCATCCTGTCCAATCTGGGCCTGGCCGCGATCATCCAGATCATCTCCCCGGTCACCCTGCTGCTCTACCCCATGACCATCACCCTCATCACGGTGACCATCGTGGATGTGGTGGCCCCCGGGCACCTGAAGGCCGCCTACCGCTGGGGCGTGGCAGTCTCCGGGCTGCTGGGCCTGGTTTCGGCCCTGGCCGACGTCGGGGTCGCCGCCCCCTCCCAGGCCCTGGCGCGCACGGGGATGTGGGATGACGCCACGGGGTGGATCCTGCCCACCACGGTGGCCGTCCTGGTGGGACTGGCCTGGGACATCCACCGGGGCCGCTGGACCACGCCGGCCGACGACAAGAGCGACGCCGAGGAGGAGATCACCCACGCGGTGGCCTCCCACCTGACCCAGGAGGCCTCGGCCCCCTGAGGGCCGGGCCCGGGGCCACGCCCGGTCGCGCCGCGCGGTCCGGGGCTCAGCGGCTGACGCGCAGGATGCGGAAGCCCTTGGCGGAGGCCTCGCGGCTGACCCGCCAGCCCTGCTCGGCCATCCACCCGGCCAGGGAGTCGGCGCCCAGGTTCTTGCCGACGACGAGCCAGGCCTCGCCGTCGTCGGCCAGGAGGGGGAGCCAATCGGCCAGGAGGGCGTGAAGGGCCGTCTTGCCGATGCGCACCGGAGGATTGGACCAGATGACATCGAGCCGGTCCCCGCTCCGGTGAAGCTCCGCCAGCAGGTCGGGTGCCAGGAGGGCGCGCGCATTACGGCCGGCGGTGTTGCGGGCGGTCAGGTCAACGGCCCGCTCATTGATGTCGGTGGCCAGGACCCGGGCCTGGGGGGCGGCGTCGCACAGGGCCAGGGCGATGGGCCCCCAGCCGCAGCCCAGGTCCAGGGCGGTGCCGTGGGCGGGCGGATCGGGGACGTGATCGAGCAGCACCTGCGTGCCCTTGTCCAGGCGGTCGGCGCTGAACACGCCCGCGGCCGTGATGACCTCATGCTCGGTGCCGCGGATGGTGAAGCGGTGGGTGCGGCTGCGCGGATCGCCCTGCGGGGAGGCCGAGAAGTAGTGCTCGCTCACGCTCCCAGGCTACCGGCCACGCCCGCCCCATCGGCTCCTCGCCGGGGTCGGGGCCGCCACTGTGCGCCGGGGCCCACGGCGAGGGCCCCGGCCCGGGGCGAGCCGGAGGAGGGCGGGGGCCAAGCGCGCGGTCACCGCCCGGCGGCGCGCCGGGTCAGCAGCGCGGTCGCCCCCAGCATGAGGGACAGGGCGATGACGGCGCCCACCAGCCTGGGCCCCTCGACCCCCGCATCGGTGGGGGCCACGAAGGCCGTGACCGCCGTGCCCAGCGTCGCGCCCCCGGCCGCCGAGGCGACGGTGACCGCCGTGGCCGCCCGCGCCTGGGAGATGCCGTCGTCGGGCCCATCGGGGCCCGGCTGGCTGACGCAGCGGATGAGGGTGTCCTGGTGCGTCAGTCCCATCCCCAGGCCCGCCACGGAGAAGCCCACGTGCAGCCACCACCAGGGCAGGGCATCGGCGAAGGCCGCGGCCATGAGCAGCCCCCCGGTGAGGAAGCAGCCGGCCCCGCCCGCGGTCCGCAGCATGTAGGTGACTGGGGCTCGCGCCGGGGTTGCCCCGCACCACATCGCCACCACCGACCAGCACACCCCGGCCGCGGTCAGCGCCCAGCCGATGGCGCCGGCCCCCAGCCCCAGAACGTCATGGGCGCCGGGAGCCACCAGGAAGTCCAGGGCGAAGTAGGCCATGCACACCCAGGCCAGGGCGGCGATGGCGGCGCGACGCCCCGGGCGGAGCCGCAGCGTCCCGGCGGGGAAGACCCGGGTGCAGGCCCACAGTGCGGCCGCCGCCCCAAGGCCGCAGCCCGGCCAGAACCACGCCGATCCTCCCGGGAGCGCCCCGATGAGCCCGACCCCGCCGGCCAGCGCCAGCGCCGCCGACCAGGGGGCCTTGCCGCCCTCGTCCTCCACGCGCAGCC
This genomic interval carries:
- a CDS encoding type III secretion system chaperone family protein, with protein sequence MPRRRPRLSRLIARLLSKERDSRAQAPRAAGHPRPRARRISEEPAARTGDDPARMDAQGGLARPQARADRRPVAPEPAQDSAPTAIEAPLPLDLDRIETMLTGPMGYAVRQHSEEGHSCLLGTWDEFPFVIEIPQGHEGWLLVSGDWQEPAPASQRDEIASSANDWNRDKFFPTVGVLDGPMGPRVRATYMVDLNSGITDTQLRLHLNTALSSCTQALSAVGPLLPEI
- the miaA gene encoding tRNA (adenosine(37)-N6)-dimethylallyltransferase MiaA, whose amino-acid sequence is MRIAVVGPTATGKSDLALDLAQALGARDQGRAEVINADASQLYRGMDIGTAKLPVDQRRGVPHHQFDVLEVRQEANVASYQRHARADAAAIEARGARVIIVGGSGLYVRALTDDMDFPGTDPAVRARLEERARTEGGRALGQELAQQDPVAAGRIAPGDTRRIVRALEVIEITGRPFSASLPDYRDAAPTVHLALRVDRQVLNTRIDARAAAMFDSGLLEETEDLVALGLREGSTAPRAIGYAQALEVLAGRMSAQEAVEQTAQATRSLASRQIKWFRRDPRVQWIDAALTRQGDWADGERQRVLEAALERIGSAELVP
- the dapF gene encoding diaminopimelate epimerase; the encoded protein is MPSTLGPGAGLSGRELIKGHATLNDFLLLVDPERDAAVSAADIAAVCDRRAGIGADGFVRVVRTQALPGAQDFAAAAPQAHWFMDYYNADGTVAEVNGNAARLFAHVLDHEGLADVGEEESITIGTRAGARSLTRLGDLWTVDMGPARLPHREAARAEGWDTAVVVPGLKGQRAALSVSMGSPHTVLALGEEAELDSAELAGLKGSGEPVAYDPAPDQGTNLELVVPLGEETDPDSGRAVGLARMRVLERGVGETLSSGTGACAAAVALSVWQGQDAPQDYRLLVAGGELGVHVGPDPLAPGATVLLTGPASITARITVA
- the brnQ gene encoding branched-chain amino acid transport system II carrier protein produces the protein MSHPTADGAPAGSPARRLITTGLMLFALFFGAGNLIFPPVLGASAGPGLPAVMAGFLATGVLLPLVAIIAVSTSGEGIVGLARRVGRGFGLVMPAAVYLAIGPLYAIARVTTVSYELTARPLLELAGIPVGPWALPVHALVFLAVSSLIALRPSRLADRIGRWLTPALLLLIIVLCAVAISAGRVIDRAPEPAYAAAPVAQGLTQGYFTMDVLAATVFGIVVLNALRGQGISDQRRIVAYTSGAGCLAAALLAGVYVGLAMIGARTPGPVNDGTALLRAAAEDGLGRAGVVIFGAIVLLACLTTAVGLLSAWAGYASTLLARTSFEGQLLGAAGVTFILSNLGLAAIIQIISPVTLLLYPMTITLITVTIVDVVAPGHLKAAYRWGVAVSGLLGLVSALADVGVAAPSQALARTGMWDDATGWILPTTVAVLVGLAWDIHRGRWTTPADDKSDAEEEITHAVASHLTQEASAP
- a CDS encoding class I SAM-dependent methyltransferase, translating into MSEHYFSASPQGDPRSRTHRFTIRGTEHEVITAAGVFSADRLDKGTQVLLDHVPDPPAHGTALDLGCGWGPIALALCDAAPQARVLATDINERAVDLTARNTAGRNARALLAPDLLAELHRSGDRLDVIWSNPPVRIGKTALHALLADWLPLLADDGEAWLVVGKNLGADSLAGWMAEQGWRVSREASAKGFRILRVSR
- a CDS encoding MFS transporter; amino-acid sequence: MTPPPAGHPPLSLRAVLTTRLGHLVVAMLTVELLAGMQIYINQTVLPLLATELHARSHYGLVTAAAQVPAFLTMPLGGAMLARWRADRLMTALTALLCAGAVMGAMAPGIGVYVAGEVLRGLAAGALATVTMGVLVAGLPDQWRRLFLAVGSATWVVSSLLGPAYAATIASLWGWRWALVAYVPLLVVARLLMAREIRGLRVEDEGGKAPWSAALALAGGVGLIGALPGGSAWFWPGCGLGAAAALWACTRVFPAGTLRLRPGRRAAIAALAWVCMAYFALDFLVAPGAHDVLGLGAGAIGWALTAAGVCWSVVAMWCGATPARAPVTYMLRTAGGAGCFLTGGLLMAAAFADALPWWWLHVGFSVAGLGMGLTHQDTLIRCVSQPGPDGPDDGISQARAATAVTVASAAGGATLGTAVTAFVAPTDAGVEGPRLVGAVIALSLMLGATALLTRRAAGR